The Rubripirellula tenax genome contains the following window.
GGCGTTGAGGAACTTGTATGACAAGAAACGTTGATCGCAAAGACTCAGATCGCACATGGCCGCTGCCGAATCATCCGTGGGTCATGCGAATGACGTGGTCGGACTTGCTGTTCGCCCATTGGCGTGTCGCGGCGGCGAAGGTTGCTGCGTTGCTTCCCACGGGAGTGACTTTGGACACCTGGGAAGGCCAAGCCTGGATCGGAGTCGTTCCGTTTCTGATGTCGAACGTAGCTCCGCGACTGTGTCCGCCCATCCCGAGTGTGAGTCGCTTTTTGGAATTGAACGTGCGAACCTACGTCACCGTTGGCGGAAAACCGGGCGTCTGGTTCTTTTCGCTCGACGCGGCAAGCCTCGCTGCGGTTCGGGTGGCCAGAGCAACGTTCAATCTGCCGTACATGGATGCGACGATGTCGATCGCTCAGAGCGAAATGGGCGAGACGAGTTTCAAAAGTCATCGCACGCATCGTGGCGAACGTTCGGCGGACTACGACGCAAGCTATGCCGCGGCGGGTGGCTTCGTCCACGCCGAACCGGGATCACTCGAATACTGGCTGACCGCTCGATACTGTCTTTACAGTGCCAATCGCAAAGGCAGAATTTTTCGCGGTGAAATCGATCATCCGCCCTGGTCCCTTGCGTCAGCCGTTTACGCCGAGCGAATCAACACAATGGGCGAACCGTTTGGACTTACGTTCCAAAACCCGCCGCATGTGTTGATTGCCAAGCCTGTCGACGTGCACGCGTGGATTGTGACAGAATGCAACAATGAATAGTCGCTTCCCCGCCGTCGTCATTTTCGTCACCGCCGCTGCTTGGGCTGGATTTGCCGTCTGGCTGGGCACCAGTCCCGGCGCGTTGCTACTCGCGTTTGGCGTCAACGTATCCACCCCGCAAATGTTGACGGAAGTGCGTGCGTTCTATGGGGGTGTTGAAATGGCGATCGCGGTAGCGATGATCATCCTTTGGCGACGCGGCGATGTGTTCGCTGCATTGCTGATTGGCGGCCTGCCGATGGCCGGTTCGGCGACGGGTCGATGCGTTGGAATGATATTGGATGGTTTTTCAGAAATGCATGCTGGGTTCGCGGGCTTAGAAATCATGGGTGCGGTGTTTTGCGGGGTTGGATGCGCGATGGCGTCTCGGGAGGCGAAGCATGGACCAGCCAACTCTTGATCGCGATGGGTTTTGTCTTTTGAAGCAAGCGGTGACGGCCGAAACTGTCGAACAATTGTTGGTCGTGTGTCGTGACACGTTTGATGACGACGCCGATGGCGATACCGTGCGGGCGAGATCCAGTCGAGGGCACGTGTACGCAGCCAGAAACTTGATCAAGTCGATTCCCGAAGTCTCAACCGTTTGGCAATGCGATTCGCTCGTCGGTTTTCTTCGCGAGCAACTCGGCGACCAATTCGGATTGGTTCGGGCGTTGTTCTTCGACAAACCGCCAGACCGAACGTGGGCTTTGGCTTGGCACAAAGACACATCCATCGCCGTGAGAAACCATTCGATCGCGTCACCTTCCGTTTCGCGACCAACCATCAAAGCCGGTGTGCCGCACGTGATCGCTTGCGACGAAATCTTGAACCGAATGCTAACGCTTCGGATTCACCTGGACGAAGTGACCGACGAAAACGGGCCGCTGCGAGTGATCCCAGGCTCGCACGTTTCATCGACCAGTGACGGCGATGGTTTAGATGCTGCTGTCGATGTTCACGCAAAGGTCGGTGACGTGTTGGCAATGCGGCCCTTGATCAGCCATTCAAGTGGCGCATCAGTACCAGGAACACGACGTCATCGACGCATCCTGCACCTAGAATTCGCAGCGTCTGCAAGCTTACCCGACGCGATACAGTGGCACGACTTCGTCGCGTATGCGCCGACACGATAGTCAACCTCGCCGACACTCGAGTGCACACTTTCCCGTTCGATCACTTTCCGAGTGAAACGCCCGCGGCGGTTGCAACAAGGGAACACGTGTGGAATCGAACTTTGTGTTTCTGGCCCAAGCTTTCGGTCTATTCAACGGAATCGAAGAGATCCGCGTGGGCGAACATTCCTGCTTACTCTAGATTACTTTCGCAATTCAATCAGGAAGCGAAAGCTCAAAACCTTCGCTTTCACCTTGAACCAACAACCACTGTTGGTCGACGCCCAGGGATGGAAACGATTCAACATGCCCACCAGGCCAGTGGACGGTCACTTGGCAGGCTTCCGATGACCTGCCCAAACCGACTCGGATGGCACGTTCGTCGCTGGCAAGAAAACCGTCACCAGAAGTTTGGTGGCACGTCCACCGCTGATCGCCTGACTGAACTTCAACGACGGCGCCGATGGCGTCACGCGCGCACGTGGTACCCGACAGCCGCAGGTCAATCCAGCGATTCGAATCACGAGCGTGATTGATCATCAGTGCCACGGGTTCGGTTTGGTGAGTCACCATGAAATCGGTCAACCCATCGCGATTCGCATCGATGGTCCACAGCGCACGCCCAACGTGCTTGCGGGCGACGTACTCGCTTTCGGTTTCCGCCGTGCGATCGAAATACCGACCCCCTTTGTCACGCTGGAAAATCTGCATCGGCTGTGCGTAGGGGACCGCATCATCGCCTTCTGGAAAACTGTCCACGTGTCCATTTGTCAGTACGATCTCCAGCATTCCATCATTGTCAAGATCGATCGCCGCAGTTCCGAAGCCGACAAGCGATAGTGTTGGAAGCTCGAGCTTGGCCGAGTAAGTCTGGTCTCGCCACAAGCCCGTTTCCGATCGTTGGTGAAGTGTATTGCATTCATACGCAAAGTTCGTGACGTAAAAATCGACTTCGCCGTCACGGTCGAGGTCACCTGTAGCAATCCCCATTGAACCCTGTGCGAGCGAGCGATCTCCCGACGCAAGTCCGTTCATCAAGCCAGATTCCAAGAGCTTGAATTCGGGTTGCAAAGATCGCGTCCAAAAATGATTGCTGGTCATGTCGTTGGTAATGAACACATCAACGCCCGCGACGTCATCAAAGCAGCCGACGGTGACTCCCAAGCCGCGACCTGCGATCGAAGGAACAGCATTCCAGTCCGAAGTCTTGTCCTCAAAAAACCCCACCGATGTGCCCTGCATGAACTGATCTTGCAACGCCGGAAACCTGAGCGGTGTGCAGGCGCGGGCGATATCCAAACCAGGACTCGGACACTTGTACAATACGGCGTCAAGGCCGACGGTGTAGTGCAAGATGACCAAGTCCGATATCCCGTCATCATTCAGGTCAGCAATCGCGCCGCTGGTGGACCATGCGGTTTTTGAATTGCCTGGCCCCAGTCGATCGCTAACATCTTTGAACGTTCCATCTCCGTTGTTGACCAGCAAAACATCGGGGCCATAGTTCATCACCAGGATGTCCGGAAACCCGTCCTCATTGATATCACCGATGGCAACTCCTTGGCCAAATCTCTTGTCATCTCCTCCCGAAAACGACGTGACGTTCCGGAACGACCCGGATTCGTTTCGGAATAGCGAGTTCTCGGCAGAATCGACAAGCGGTGGTTGGCCACCCGCGGCTGACAAATAGACGTCACTCCAACCATCAAGATCGAAATCAATGGTTCCACCTCCACAGCCATTGAACTGATAGAGCATGATTCCTGGACGGTCGAGATCATCGCCTGTTCGCCCAAAAAATCGCAACCCTCGTTGCTGCGACTCATCGGTCAACACATAGCGATTCGTCGCTTGCTCGCCATCATTGGAAGGTTGAGCTGAATCACGTCCGCCACCCGTGGCGATGCGATTTCGAGTGGCTAGGTCTGGTGCAGGAAAAGTCGAAAGTGAAACGGTCAGTTCGGGGTGGCCCTCGGTGAGTTGCCAGGGCGTCTTGCGGCGGAGTTTCGCAACGATCGTTTGACGCGTTTGGGTCAAGCCTGGTCTGTCGCCGCTGGCAAAGGTGGTTGCGATGGCAGTCCAAGCTTCTGCTTCCCAAATGCGTCCCAGATCGACTAGCGTTTGCGAAATGTCAATCGCCAAAGAAACGGATTCTTTGCCAGTTATTTTGAATTCAGACACCAATTGATTGAGACGATTCAATTGCGTGCTGCGACTGGCAACCGCCTTAGCAGTCACATCGTCCATTGTCTCTGGATGGGCAATGAGATTCCATACGCCGCGGAGTTTCAGCCATGCATCGGTTGAATCCGCGTCGCGTCGGGTTGCCTCCCAGTAAGCCTTGGCCGCTTCTTCGGTGAGATTTTCGGATTGGCACCAATCACCTAGGGCGATCCAATACTCCGGATAGTCGTCAAGGTTTCTATCCATCCTCGCGGTGGCCACAGCGAACTCATCGAAATTGCTTTCAGCTATTTGCAGCTTCCCTAGCAAAACGTTCGCAGGCACATGCTGTGGATGATTCAAAAGCACTTTTTCCAATGTCGCTCTTGCTTCACCTAATCGACCTCGATCAAGTTCTGTCTTTGCCCGCGCGGTCAACGGACGCAGATCCTCGGGATATCGAGCCACGAGATCCATCAGCGGTTTTTCGACCTTCGTTCTAGTCGACGACTCGACCAGTGCGATCAGCAGCTCAATATCGAATTGTCGACTCTGCACGAGAAAGCGTGCGTGCGGACGGGCACGAGGGCGGTCTTCCGTGCCCCAGTGCAATTCGAATAGTTTTCGCCTGATTGAGTGGTGGTTCGGTTGACTTGCAAGAGACTCTTCAAGGACGTCCATGCACTCATAGAGCTGCCCAACGGATAGCATCGCAGCAAACATCTGTTCGACCCTTGCTGAATCCTGAAAGGACTCAGCTCGACAGGCTTGCACCAACAATTCCGCGGCCACATCTGCTTTCCCAAGCTCGTGGGCCACCCTCGCAATTGCGGCGGCGATCTCGGGGTCGTCAGGATACTGACTCAAAATGGCCGGCGAGAGCTCCCATGCTTCCTGCCAATTCCTCGTTCCGGTTGCTGCTTCCCATGCGTGCAACAAATCTTGTGATTGTTCCTGCTGCTGTGGCACAATCGCGGTGGAACCAGACTTACCGCAGCCCACGGCTCCCATGACGCAGACGATCATTCCAAAAAACAATCCTCGCATCACGTACCATCCAACGGAAGAGAAATGACCGAATGTGGTCGCTTCGTCGAACGAGTAGCGTACCTCATTGTGAACTTCCATTGCGTCATCCAAGCAAACGTTTCCGTATAGAACCATCGCACCAAATGTTCGCGGATGGTCACACGAAAACCTTTCTGACTTGCTGCTCCTGCGATGCGAGGTCCGTCATTCTCTGGATTCATTCGCGGCATTGCGTTTGCCTTCGATTTCACGGATACAGTTGCCGATATAGGTTGCGTGGTCAGGCCATCGGCTTGCCGCGTCCTTGTACGCGACGATCGCCTCGTCCCAGTCGCCACGGCTATCGAGACGCGAAGCGGCATCGATCGCGTCTTCGATGTTGTCGGGGGTCGTCGAAACAGATTCGGCTTCTTCGAAATCAAAGTCTTCGGGCCAATCGATTTCACCTACGTCGATGAAAGCATGGCACTTTGGACAGGTCTGCGTCGTCCCATCCTGGTTTGCGGGAAATTCGCTGGTCGCCCCACAGTCTTCACACTCTGCCTTGATTGGCGGAGCATCGGCAAGGTCTTTGTGGCGAAGGTCTCGCTGCTGTTCAAACTGAAGAATCAGCGCGCCGGCCCGATCTGCATCTGACGTATCGACAAAGACTTGTGGCTTGTGGAATTGGCTAACCGTTCCAAAGAGACTCGATCCAACACTGGAATTGTCTTCAACCGCGTAGGCTTGAACATCATTGGATTCTAACCACGTCACGACCGAATGTGCTTCCAAGTTTCCACTCGCCGTATAGGCAAGCACTGGTGTGGCAATCGCTTGGTCGTCAGATTCAGATCCCACGGAAGAATCATCTTCGGGTTTCTCACCAGGCGGTTCGTAAGGGTTTTGGTTCATAGCGATGAAGAGGCTTTGAGAGTGAAGTGCCGTGGACCCGCAGATAAGCACGCCGGATCACGGAGAGATTAGGCCTACGATATACTCGCCCTATGTTACAGGAAACTGCGAACGCTCATTCAACCAGCCAACTCGCAAGTCGCGGCAAAATTCATGCCTTGTGTTTTGCGTCCAACAGAACTAGCAGCGATGCATCCGTCACATAGTCGCGAGGCGTCTTACCCGACTTGTTCGCGATCGTTGTGTCGGCGCCGGCGGAGATCAGAATGCGGATAATTTCACGGACGGCGTCGGTTCGCCCAGCGGTGCCAGGAGCACCGGTGTTGCAAACCGCGCGGTGCAACGGTGTCGAACCGCTTCTTCGGCAACACCGATTGACGCCTGTGCCGTGTCGAATCAGAGCCTGAACCGCCATGGGATTCCGAAACCGGACTGCATGATGCAACGCCGTCACGCCGTTCTTGTCGGATTGGTGAACGTCGACGCCGTTTGTGACCGCAGCATCGATGCGTTTTAGTTGGTCCGCATGGTCCGGATCGCGCTCACAGCAGATGCAGAAAAGTTCATTGACCATGGTGGAATCCTAGACGAAGTAACATCACAGACTATCCATCACATTTTTTCGCAGCAACCATGTATCGCATCGTCCGGGTGGACGGAAGCGTATTGGTGACTTCCATGAAGCCGGCAAAGGTCACTCGAAAACCGCATTGCTCCATCAAATAGGGAACCGTCGCCATTGTCCGGCACGCCGAAAGCGGAAGTGTGTCCACCACGCCATCCCAAATGCCGGACCAGGCGGACCGATCAAACAAGCCATCCATCACAACGACCGTGCCCAACGGTTGTAGCCATGCGTGCCAGTTTCGAAACGCCGCCAATGGGTCGTAGAGGCAATTGGTGAGCTGGCGAGAAGCAATGACGTCGAATTGCCCATCCTCGAAAAGATCTCGGTCAGACGGATGGTCGCAGAAACCGGCAACAGTTTCGATGTGCGACAGGTCCGGCTTGGCGTTCAGTATCGAACGCATCGCGGGGCAAGGCTCCAAGGCGGTAACCCGCAGGCCAGGCACGAGCGTTAGTGCGTGGCACAACGCGCCCGTTCCCGCACCAGCATCAAGGACGTTGGTATCGGCTACCAGCGATACACAATTGCTTAGATCAGCCAGACACGCTTCGTGATCTTGCCGTGTGAGCACGGCAACCCAAGCGTCGTATTCAGACGCCTCTTTCGGGCCAAACGCGGCAAGGCAACGTTCTCTCGATTCGAGGTAGTTCTCTCGATACACCACAAGGCATCTCTTGTCGGATGGGAACGGTACGCATCGACCGGCGGGCGAAGCACTGTTACCCGATCACGGCCGATCGCTACCAGTATCCGGCCCGCTGCAAAACAGTATTCGTCTCGCTGTCGAAGTAGTAGTCAGCTCCGCCCCCGTCCGATTGCACGGGACTACAAAAGTGTAAGGCTTTTTCGGGTATCGGCCAATCGCGTCCGTCGAACGAGTAATCAAAGCTCTCGCCGCTCACCGAGGCACCAT
Protein-coding sequences here:
- a CDS encoding YqjF family protein; this encodes MTRNVDRKDSDRTWPLPNHPWVMRMTWSDLLFAHWRVAAAKVAALLPTGVTLDTWEGQAWIGVVPFLMSNVAPRLCPPIPSVSRFLELNVRTYVTVGGKPGVWFFSLDAASLAAVRVARATFNLPYMDATMSIAQSEMGETSFKSHRTHRGERSADYDASYAAAGGFVHAEPGSLEYWLTARYCLYSANRKGRIFRGEIDHPPWSLASAVYAERINTMGEPFGLTFQNPPHVLIAKPVDVHAWIVTECNNE
- a CDS encoding DUF4345 family protein; the encoded protein is MNSRFPAVVIFVTAAAWAGFAVWLGTSPGALLLAFGVNVSTPQMLTEVRAFYGGVEMAIAVAMIILWRRGDVFAALLIGGLPMAGSATGRCVGMILDGFSEMHAGFAGLEIMGAVFCGVGCAMASREAKHGPANS
- a CDS encoding phytanoyl-CoA dioxygenase family protein translates to MDQPTLDRDGFCLLKQAVTAETVEQLLVVCRDTFDDDADGDTVRARSSRGHVYAARNLIKSIPEVSTVWQCDSLVGFLREQLGDQFGLVRALFFDKPPDRTWALAWHKDTSIAVRNHSIASPSVSRPTIKAGVPHVIACDEILNRMLTLRIHLDEVTDENGPLRVIPGSHVSSTSDGDGLDAAVDVHAKVGDVLAMRPLISHSSGASVPGTRRHRRILHLEFAASASLPDAIQWHDFVAYAPTR
- a CDS encoding FG-GAP-like repeat-containing protein is translated as MEVHNEVRYSFDEATTFGHFSSVGWYVMRGLFFGMIVCVMGAVGCGKSGSTAIVPQQQEQSQDLLHAWEAATGTRNWQEAWELSPAILSQYPDDPEIAAAIARVAHELGKADVAAELLVQACRAESFQDSARVEQMFAAMLSVGQLYECMDVLEESLASQPNHHSIRRKLFELHWGTEDRPRARPHARFLVQSRQFDIELLIALVESSTRTKVEKPLMDLVARYPEDLRPLTARAKTELDRGRLGEARATLEKVLLNHPQHVPANVLLGKLQIAESNFDEFAVATARMDRNLDDYPEYWIALGDWCQSENLTEEAAKAYWEATRRDADSTDAWLKLRGVWNLIAHPETMDDVTAKAVASRSTQLNRLNQLVSEFKITGKESVSLAIDISQTLVDLGRIWEAEAWTAIATTFASGDRPGLTQTRQTIVAKLRRKTPWQLTEGHPELTVSLSTFPAPDLATRNRIATGGGRDSAQPSNDGEQATNRYVLTDESQQRGLRFFGRTGDDLDRPGIMLYQFNGCGGGTIDFDLDGWSDVYLSAAGGQPPLVDSAENSLFRNESGSFRNVTSFSGGDDKRFGQGVAIGDINEDGFPDILVMNYGPDVLLVNNGDGTFKDVSDRLGPGNSKTAWSTSGAIADLNDDGISDLVILHYTVGLDAVLYKCPSPGLDIARACTPLRFPALQDQFMQGTSVGFFEDKTSDWNAVPSIAGRGLGVTVGCFDDVAGVDVFITNDMTSNHFWTRSLQPEFKLLESGLMNGLASGDRSLAQGSMGIATGDLDRDGEVDFYVTNFAYECNTLHQRSETGLWRDQTYSAKLELPTLSLVGFGTAAIDLDNDGMLEIVLTNGHVDSFPEGDDAVPYAQPMQIFQRDKGGRYFDRTAETESEYVARKHVGRALWTIDANRDGLTDFMVTHQTEPVALMINHARDSNRWIDLRLSGTTCARDAIGAVVEVQSGDQRWTCHQTSGDGFLASDERAIRVGLGRSSEACQVTVHWPGGHVESFPSLGVDQQWLLVQGESEGFELSLPD
- a CDS encoding DUF2007 domain-containing protein, with the protein product MNQNPYEPPGEKPEDDSSVGSESDDQAIATPVLAYTASGNLEAHSVVTWLESNDVQAYAVEDNSSVGSSLFGTVSQFHKPQVFVDTSDADRAGALILQFEQQRDLRHKDLADAPPIKAECEDCGATSEFPANQDGTTQTCPKCHAFIDVGEIDWPEDFDFEEAESVSTTPDNIEDAIDAASRLDSRGDWDEAIVAYKDAASRWPDHATYIGNCIREIEGKRNAANESRE
- a CDS encoding ankyrin repeat domain-containing protein encodes the protein MVNELFCICCERDPDHADQLKRIDAAVTNGVDVHQSDKNGVTALHHAVRFRNPMAVQALIRHGTGVNRCCRRSGSTPLHRAVCNTGAPGTAGRTDAVREIIRILISAGADTTIANKSGKTPRDYVTDASLLVLLDAKHKA
- a CDS encoding class I SAM-dependent methyltransferase, with the translated sequence MYRENYLESRERCLAAFGPKEASEYDAWVAVLTRQDHEACLADLSNCVSLVADTNVLDAGAGTGALCHALTLVPGLRVTALEPCPAMRSILNAKPDLSHIETVAGFCDHPSDRDLFEDGQFDVIASRQLTNCLYDPLAAFRNWHAWLQPLGTVVVMDGLFDRSAWSGIWDGVVDTLPLSACRTMATVPYLMEQCGFRVTFAGFMEVTNTLPSTRTMRYMVAAKKCDG